In a single window of the Tellurirhabdus bombi genome:
- a CDS encoding AGE family epimerase/isomerase — MLPDLRLIRQELNQELKDILAYWQTYGPDPNGGYYGQVDYQNAPKIDAPKGIVLNSRIVWTFAAAARHTQHHDQYLPHAERAFKYLTTYFRDPQFGGVYWLVDAKGSPFVPVKQLYGQAFAVYGLSEYYRVAKHQPALDFAKEIYGLMVKHGFDAKKGGFHEAFARDWSEADDYILSNKAERETKTMNTHLHILEAFTNLYRVWPDEGLRKQVRGLIDSFLTHIIDPKTYRMNLFMDDDWRVRRTAVSYGHDIEASWLLLESAEVLHDEKLIKQIKDLSIKMARAAATGLEADGGLNYEYDPKTGHVNRERSWWVMAEAMVGFYNAYQLTNEKQFLDKALQSWEFTKKYLLDTKKGEWFSGVDANHAVLGDAKISMWKCPYHNSRACMELLDRMS; from the coding sequence ATGCTTCCCGATTTACGCCTTATCCGCCAGGAGCTCAACCAGGAGCTAAAGGATATTCTGGCTTACTGGCAGACCTACGGCCCTGACCCAAATGGTGGTTACTACGGCCAGGTCGATTATCAGAATGCCCCCAAAATTGACGCGCCCAAAGGCATAGTTTTGAATAGCCGAATCGTCTGGACGTTTGCGGCTGCCGCCCGGCATACGCAGCACCACGATCAATACCTCCCCCACGCCGAACGCGCTTTCAAATACTTGACAACGTATTTTAGAGATCCGCAATTTGGCGGCGTCTACTGGCTGGTTGATGCCAAAGGCAGCCCTTTCGTACCTGTAAAACAGCTTTATGGTCAGGCATTTGCGGTTTATGGACTGAGCGAATATTACCGCGTTGCCAAGCACCAGCCAGCGCTTGATTTTGCCAAAGAAATTTACGGACTCATGGTAAAACACGGGTTTGACGCCAAAAAAGGCGGCTTTCACGAGGCTTTTGCCCGCGACTGGTCGGAAGCAGACGACTATATTTTAAGTAATAAGGCCGAGCGGGAGACGAAAACCATGAACACGCACCTGCACATTCTGGAAGCGTTTACAAACTTGTACCGCGTTTGGCCTGACGAGGGGCTGCGAAAACAGGTGCGTGGCCTGATCGATTCGTTTTTGACGCATATCATCGATCCAAAAACCTACCGCATGAATTTATTTATGGACGATGACTGGCGCGTGCGCCGCACGGCGGTTTCCTACGGGCATGACATTGAGGCCTCCTGGCTCCTGCTTGAGTCGGCGGAGGTTTTACACGATGAAAAGCTCATCAAGCAAATAAAAGACCTTTCGATCAAGATGGCACGGGCGGCAGCAACTGGCCTCGAAGCCGACGGTGGTTTAAATTATGAATACGATCCGAAAACGGGTCATGTCAACCGGGAACGGTCGTGGTGGGTGATGGCCGAAGCGATGGTCGGGTTTTACAACGCGTACCAATTAACCAACGAAAAGCAATTTCTTGATAAGGCGCTGCAAAGCTGGGAGTTCACCAAGAAATATTTACTGGACACAAAAAAAGGCGAATGGTTCAGCGGAGTGGATGCCAATCACGCCGTGCTGGGTGATGCGAAAATCAGCATGTGGAAGTGTCCGTACCATAACTCAAGAGCCTGCATGGAGTTGCTCGACCGGATGAGTTAG
- a CDS encoding WapI family immunity protein, with product MKLTGPNTYFELDILDYEYNDAKHFLDRNWLHVSLKTRFQNQESTTTAPLLSTWEVEMLIKWMRSIANQCKSLTKLTFTEPCLGFSAVTTEQPTRILNIKLDCEATPDWSDGGPFVLPVSPCPEELEMAIHDLENQLQQFPVRE from the coding sequence ATGAAACTAACTGGACCAAACACTTACTTTGAGCTGGATATACTGGATTACGAGTATAACGACGCCAAGCATTTTCTGGATCGTAACTGGCTACACGTCAGCCTGAAAACCCGCTTCCAAAACCAGGAAAGCACAACAACGGCACCCCTCCTATCCACCTGGGAAGTTGAGATGCTCATCAAGTGGATGCGCTCCATTGCGAACCAGTGCAAATCCCTGACTAAATTGACCTTTACCGAACCTTGTCTGGGTTTTAGCGCCGTCACCACTGAACAGCCAACCCGTATTCTAAACATCAAACTGGACTGTGAAGCGACGCCGGACTGGTCAGACGGAGGCCCTTTTGTCCTTCCCGTCTCCCCTTGTCCCGAAGAATTAGAAATGGCCATTCACGATCTGGAAAATCAGCTCCAGCAATTTCCGGTTCGGGAGTAA
- a CDS encoding MBL fold metallo-hydrolase, protein MLVTLLGTGTSSGVPQIGCDCVVCRSVDFRDKRLRTSIHVSVDGKSFIIDTGPDFRQQVLREGIRHLDAVIFTHEHKDHTAGLDDIRAYNFRQGYDIPIYARKRVLDQIQTEFAYVFAEKRYPGIPSVRLNEIDTEPFEVAGVRFTPIDVLHHRLPVLGFRIHDFTYLTDLNYISDQELEKVYGTRVLVLDALQRQPHLSHFTLDQAVALVERIRPEMTYFTHISHKLGLHREVEQELPPYIRLGFDGLRIKL, encoded by the coding sequence ATGCTCGTCACGCTGCTTGGAACCGGTACTTCATCCGGGGTGCCACAGATTGGCTGCGACTGCGTCGTTTGCCGGTCCGTTGATTTTCGGGATAAACGCCTGCGGACATCTATCCATGTTTCGGTGGATGGCAAAAGTTTTATCATTGATACGGGTCCCGACTTTCGTCAGCAAGTCCTGCGCGAAGGCATTCGGCACTTGGACGCGGTGATTTTTACGCACGAGCATAAAGACCACACCGCTGGCCTGGATGATATACGGGCTTATAATTTTCGGCAGGGATACGACATTCCGATCTACGCGCGTAAGCGGGTGCTTGATCAAATTCAAACCGAGTTTGCCTATGTATTCGCCGAAAAAAGATACCCCGGCATTCCCAGTGTTCGGCTGAACGAGATTGATACCGAGCCTTTTGAGGTGGCGGGTGTCCGTTTTACGCCTATCGATGTGCTGCATCATCGGTTGCCCGTACTGGGCTTTCGCATCCATGATTTTACGTACCTGACCGACCTCAATTATATTTCTGATCAAGAGTTAGAAAAAGTGTATGGAACGCGGGTTCTGGTGCTGGATGCGCTGCAACGTCAGCCGCATTTATCCCATTTTACGCTGGACCAGGCGGTTGCCCTCGTAGAACGGATTCGGCCAGAAATGACTTATTTCACGCACATTAGCCATAAACTAGGGTTGCACCGCGAAGTAGAACAGGAACTACCACCTTACATTCGTTTGGGCTTCGATGGGCTGAGAATCAAACTCTAA
- a CDS encoding response regulator, with protein sequence MSAKRVLIAEDSSVIQNLARKILEFQNYDITSVKNGEQVLQILDKEDFSILLLDINMPIMDGMECVRRVRALPDSKKANVPIVAITGNAKNYTEEEFKSAGFNDVLVKPLNFDRLVEVVNQLTDK encoded by the coding sequence ATGTCAGCCAAACGCGTACTAATTGCCGAAGATAGCTCTGTTATTCAGAACCTAGCCCGCAAAATTCTGGAATTCCAAAACTACGACATCACCTCTGTAAAGAACGGTGAGCAGGTTTTGCAGATTCTGGACAAAGAAGATTTCAGCATTTTGCTTCTGGACATTAACATGCCCATTATGGACGGTATGGAGTGCGTTCGTCGTGTACGGGCCTTACCAGATAGCAAAAAAGCCAATGTGCCCATCGTGGCCATCACGGGCAATGCTAAGAATTACACAGAAGAAGAATTTAAATCTGCTGGCTTCAACGATGTGCTGGTAAAACCATTAAACTTCGATCGTTTGGTTGAAGTAGTCAATCAGTTGACAGATAAGTAG